The following nucleotide sequence is from Synechococcus sp. CBW1004.
ATTGGTCCAGGGCCTCAGCACCACCGTCACGGTTTCACCGGGAGGCACCGGTTCCAGGAACGTCACGTTGATGAGTCGGGAACGACCATCGAAGCTGGCCTGCACCGGGATGGCCCTCCCCTCTCGCCGCGGCCTGCCCAGAAAGGCGCGGGTCAGCTGGGGTGAGAAGGGGAAGTTCCAGTCCGCCCCTCGTGTCTGCTGCACGCTGACGCGACCCAGGGAGGCTCCGGCCTGGGGATCGAGGCTGAGCGTCAGGTAGTACGACACCGGCGCCGAACCGGCGTTGGAGTCATAGGTGATCAGCTCCGCTTTCCAGGGGGCGCGCACGAACACCGTGCTGCCGTTGAGCTCGAGAGCCGACACCGGCAGGATCGCGGGTGAGAGCGGGCCTGCCAGGGCCATCAGCACCGCTGCTGATGGCAGCAGGCACCCCC
It contains:
- a CDS encoding DUF2808 domain-containing protein; its protein translation is MSGLLRLHAATRGCLLPSAAVLMALAGPLSPAILPVSALELNGSTVFVRAPWKAELITYDSNAGSAPVSYYLTLSLDPQAGASLGRVSVQQTRGADWNFPFSPQLTRAFLGRPRREGRAIPVQASFDGRSRLINVTFLEPVPPGETVTVVLRPWTNPQAADTYLFQVMVWPAGVNPVASPVGTATLRIYERYPL